From the Bubalus kerabau isolate K-KA32 ecotype Philippines breed swamp buffalo chromosome 2, PCC_UOA_SB_1v2, whole genome shotgun sequence genome, one window contains:
- the TTI2 gene encoding TELO2-interacting protein 2, whose amino-acid sequence MEPHGPRESPPWEGSSLPGAWSSSALGQAFSQILHQFAGQESRRGKARSAALEDLAALLEAKECDRLFEGSDASLRGMPEMLGQVAKALGKYAAPAEEPEGRGDRHPDVAEKAAAVALLFLKLLRKVEAAKNSLVCPAWKTSLRPLAGPIYIFAVTHSLEQPWTSPRSQEVAGQVLALLLQVTECGSVAGFLHGENEDEKGRFTAIMGLLKPDLNKDSWKNNPATKYVFSWTLQKVPRPWLSQHLERILPPSLLISDDYQTENKILGVHCLHHIVLNVPAADLLQYNRAQVLYHALFNHLYAREHHLIQAVLLCLLDLFPILEKAQHWKGDGARPTTHCDEVLQLILTHMEPEHRLLLRRTYARNLPAFVKRLGILTVRHLKRLERVIIGYLEVYDGPEEEARLKTLETLKLLLQYTWPRVSCRLVVLLKALLKLICDVARDSSLTPECVKSALLEEATDCLILLDRCASGRVKGLLAKIPRSCEDSQVGNCIRRVQQLSEGAPCDAT is encoded by the exons ATGGAGCCTCACGGCCCTCGGGAATCCCCACCTTGGGAGGGTTCTTCCTTGCCCGGAGCATGGTCTTCCTCCGCCCTCGGGCAGGCCTTCTCCCAGATCTTGCACCAGTTTGCCGGCCAGGAATCCCGACGGGGCAAGGCCAGAAGTGCAGCTCTTGAGGACCTCGCTGCTCTGCTCGAAGCTAAAGAATGTGATCGGTTATTTGAAGGGAGTGACGCCTCGCTCCGTGGAATGCCTGAGATGCTGGGGCAGGTGGCAAAAGCCCTAGGGAAGTATGCAGCCCCTGCCGAGGAGCCGGAAGGGAGAGGTGACCGCCACCCCGACGTGGCGGAGAAAGCGGCGGCAGTTGCGTTACTGTTTCTTAAGCTCTTGAGGAAGGTCGAGGCCGCCAAGAATTCCTTGGTTTGCCCTGCATGGAAGACAAGCCTCCGTCCCTTGGCAGGACCCATCTATATTTTTGCAGTCACACACAGCTTGGAGCAACCGTGGACCAGCCCAAGATCTCAAGAGGTCGCTGGACAGGTGCTCGCCTTATTGCTTCAGGTCACTGAGTGTGGTTCTGTGGCTGGATTCCTCCACGGAGAAAATGAAGACGAGAAAGGGAGATTTACTGCGATCATGGGGCTTCTCAAACCCGATTTGAATAA GGACTCCTGGAAGAATAACCCAGCCACCAAATATGTTTTCTCATGGACTCTGCAAAAGGTCCCTCGACCCTGGCTGAGCCAACATCTGGAAAGAATACTTCCTCCATCATTGCTCATCTCAGATGACTATCAGACTGAAAACAAAATCCTGGGTGTCCACTGCCTCCATCACATTGTGCTTAATGTG CCAGCTGCTGATTTGCTGCAGTACAACAGGGCTCAGGTCCTCTACCACGCCCTTTTCAACCACCTGTACGCACGGGAACACCACCTCATTCAG GCTGTGCTCCTGTGTCTGCTGGATTTATTCCCCATCCTGGAGAAAGCCCAGCACTGGAAGGGAGATGGGGCCCGACCCACCACTCACTGTGACGAGGTCCTGCAGTTGATCCTGACGCACATGGAGCCCGAGCACCGCCTTCTCTTACGCAGGACTTACGCGAGAAACCTACCAGCTTTTGTGAAAAG GTTGGGGATCTTAACTGTCCGGCACTTGAAAAGGCTGGAGCGAGTCATCATTGGTTACTTGGAGGTATATGATGGACCCGAGGAGGAGGCCAGATTGAAGACACTGGAAACCCTAAAACTTCTCCTGCAGTATACTTGGCCCAG AGTCTCCTGTAGACTTGTGGTCTTACTGAAGGCTCTGTTGAAACTGATATGTGATGTAGCAAGGGATTCAAGCCTCACACCTGAGTGTGTTAAGAGCGCCTTGTTAGAAGAGGCCACCGACTGCCTGATTCTCCTGGACCGCTGTGCTTCTGGACGGGTGAAG GGTCTCCTGGCTAAAATCCCCCGCAGCTGTGAAGACAGTCAGGTGGGGAACTGCATCCGAAGAGTGCAGCAGCTTTCTGAAGGAGCTCCCTGCGATGCAACTTAA